The Mustela nigripes isolate SB6536 chromosome 8, MUSNIG.SB6536, whole genome shotgun sequence DNA segment GGGCCATCCAGGAGAGCCTCCTCACCAGCTCAGAAGGCCTGCACCCTGGGGCTTCGAGCGAGACAAGCCGTTTTGATAGCGACCTGCAGCTGGCCATGGAGCTCTCTGCCAAAGAGCTGGAGGAGCGTGAGCTCCGGctccgggaggaggaggaggagcttcAGCAAGTCTTACAGCTGTCTCTCACTGAGAAATAGACCTTTCTGCTCACCGGCTGCACAAAGCAGAGGTTCTGGGCCGCACAGGAGTGCTGCATCACTAGTGCCCCGGGGCCGAGGGACTGCACCTCGCATGCATGCAGCCAACAGCAGCTGCCCTTCCTTCTGCAGAGGTGCTGGACCAGGGACTCCCAGGCCCATCCATGACACTCCcccggggaggggctggggaccaGCAGGCCCCTTCTCCAGGCTAAGGGGAGGAGAGCATTGTCACTTTCCATTAGATGTATTGGCTTGCAGGTCACGTTTTTACTACTACCAGCTTTAGACAAAAACCCCAATCCCCGCAAGTTTGTAGATTAATTTTTATCAAGGAGTGATAACAAAACAAGTTATTGCAGAGTCAGGGTGCTTTTATATTTGAGAGCAGCAGCCTTTTTAGAGCGTGATTTATGAAAATTTATGAGACACTTCTTTACAGTTCACCAAAGAAATGGATAATCTGTGCCGatctattcttttgtttttacctttataCAGGGTTTCTAGGACACTCActgctcctcctccatctccactTTATTCCATCCCACCCACCCACCGCTGCTAGAGTCAAAGAGGAAACCTGTACAGGATACCTTTTAGATTAGGTGTAACTATTTGCATCACATTAGGCTATACAAATGACCACGGATGTTGCCTTAGCCTTAAAAATTACCAGTAGTTTCAAACCACCTCACTCCACCCTGAGGGGTCTGATTTGAATTTATAAAGGCACTTCATTTGAGAGCAGGATCCTCCAGGCTAAATCCAAGGCAGCTAATCCTGGCCCTGAAGGAACAGCTATGAGAGCCTGAGGCTTGTTCTCGAGGCGGCAGGCTGGCCAAAACATAAGACAGCACAGAACCAAAGTAGGTGTGTTCCGCACCTTCCCTAGTGACAGATTGCCACGGAGAGGCCAAGGGAGACCCCACTACAGGCCTAGGTTCACTAGAGAAGAAGGAGTGGCCTTGTAGTTAGAAAGGGAGCTCCAAGCAGAACTTAATATTAAGCTCTGTattcaaaagggaaaatgaggatTCTGCATTGCTTTTTAGAGTTCAAATCAACATCTTTctggataaatatattttttaacagaatctttttattatttttaaaagatataaagacAACTACTCCCATCAGTAGCAATACAAGGTTATACATTTTAACCAGATTTTCTCAGGCCTTTTTTGGATACCTTTAGTAGTTTAACGATTTTATGTGACCCTTCTGTAAATAAGCACTGCACACCACACAGAAGAACCCCCGGGAGGAGAGCCGAGGGCGCCCTCATTCTGGCCCATCTGGTTGTCCCCACAGGCTGACTGACATGACCTGGTAACAGTGGCCACCTCAGCTCCCTGTCTCTTTCCTGTCTGCTGTGCTGCTTTCAGGATGGGAAGAGACAGAAACTACGCTGCAGTTAGCATCCGTATCCTCCAGTTAGTGCTGCCAGTAAAATGCTCTTAGTTACAGAGGATTGTGCTCTGGATTCCACATAACCACCTGCCTTTTTAGTCACGGCACACACACGGCCAGTATACCGGGGGGTCATGTTTGTTTCCAACACACAGCTTGGCATTCTGTTTACTCCGTGTTCACCTTGAGTGAAGACACTTCTCGGGAATGCATCAGGCTGCAGCGTTTACTCCCTGAGGTGAACCAGCCATGATTTCTGTGTTTGCATTCCACTGGCCTGCTTCTGGAGGAAGGGGACTCCCCGGGAAGTTGGTTAAAAAGGGACTGAGCGTTCTGTCCATCTGTTGCAGCATTTATCATCTATGTGTTCactcttaaaatgcaaataaagacTGCTTCTTGAGAGGGTGCTCGGACAGTATCCTAGCTAGCCTTTGagtctttgttccttttcatggGGTTTCTCTAGTCGCTGAATGTTCCCACACTCCATGTTACGTATGTGACTCCAACAGGAGAATGCGTCATGCCACCTGGCATCCATTACCAAGGTGACCTGCTCCTCTCAGCCTCCCCACTGGGGTCATATAGTCCACATGCCCCACGCTGCTCATTTCACATAGAAACTGAAAAGCCCACCAGCACAGGGGCTGCTGGGACAGACTGCAGTGGTTCTCCTGGAGGTGGCCTGGCTCCTCTGGAGTCCGGGAAGCCGCGCCAACCTCAGATCGCTCCTGGGACTGAAGATGCCCCCACTCTGAGGCTGATGTGCTCTGTGAGGCTGATCTTAGAAGTTCAGGTGATAATTAGGGCTTCCAGATTTATCCTACACCCAATTACTTCGGTATTAAGAAACGGggatgggggggcgcctgggtggctcagtcggttaaaccttcagtccaggtcatgatctctggggcttgggatcgagtccctacatcaggcttcctgcttagtggggagtctgcttctccctctgcccttccctcctccccgccctgcttgtactctctctctcaaataaaaaataaatcttgaaaagacacaaaaacacaaacgGAGGCAGTGACCAGTAGAAAATCATCTGGGCTCCAGAAATGCGGCCTTGGTATTTCCAGGAAGATGTGAAGGAGCTGCTTTGCTTTGGGGGAAAGTAGACAATACTGAGCCAGTGGGGCACTGTGAAGAAAACTCATTCGCCTTAGGCCAAGAGGCAATAACTTTATAACTGTGGattacctaattaaaaaaaaaaaaataacagtttcttCACCTTTACGTTCATTAAAACTTAGGTAGTGCAGTACCAGCAGGAAACGGAGCTGAAGCACTTTAGATACTGTTCCATGAGCAAGCTGAACACACCATACGTAACATGGTGTTGGCCTCTCAAGGAAGGGAGGTCTGCTCTTAATAATGACAGGGAAGAGATGGCCAGACTTACTGTAACCAGGGGTTTCCTGCTAAACGCCGAAGACCTCAAGGAAGGCAAGTTGCACGACAGCTGCTTCCCAGGACTATCTGCAGTGCAGGTAAGTGTTGGGGTTCAAAGTCCAAACTACGCCTACATCTGGAAAAGTGTAGAATTCAGATTGGGGTCCAGCTGAAAAAAATGTAGTAAGACTTCCAGAGCCCCCAAATCCCAAGCAGCACTCACAGATTTATTCATCTCAAATTTAAACAAAGTTAAGATTAATACTTACTACGATCAGCCATTTTTATGGTTGGTATAAATGAAGTGAATACGTTAATTTGGGTTCACGGTGGGTATTCTGGGCGCAGTTCAGTTTAGGGGCTTTGGCTGCCTCCCCCCAACCTTGTATTCCCAGAGACACAGGTAAAGGACATAATGGTGCTTCAAAAGTATTAGTGGTCAGTCCCGGTACATAAAAGTTTTCAGTAgagttctgtctctctctctcccagaattGAGGTttgtatccttcctcatctctgtaATAAGCCTCTTTCTACAAAGATTACTCTGTGTCTGACTTTAGACTGAAATCTCATGCTGAACAGATGGTAACGTTGGAATGAAGACATAGGCTGGGTTTTGGGATTTGTATATGGAATTACTATTGCAAGGTTGTTTCTGAAAATTGGGACGTGATTCTATTGTAAGCCGCCTAGTTATCACTGGGCAAACAGCAGGTTACAAGGTTGGTTTATGGGCCTACCAAGTTTTCACTGTTTCCCTCTCAAGTCCTAAAAATgccagtaaatttttttttttttttttaagattttatttatttatttgacagacagatcacgagtaggcagagaggcaggcagagagagagagaggaggaagcaggctccctgctgagcagagagcccgatgcgggactcgatcccaggaccctgagatcatgacctgagccgaaggcagcggcttaacccactgagccacccaggcgccccaatgccaGTAAATTTTTAGGCAGCATATCAAAATATGGCATTCCAGATGAGGTAGGATGTGCCCTCCTGGGACTTAGCTGTCAGTGCCAGCCTCTCAGAATcccacctgctcctccctgcAGTCCCTCAGTAACCTGGTTTTTTATGGGACACGCCAAAGGTGGTGACCCCACCCTTGTCACCAATGGTTTCACAGTGTTTGATCTTCACCATAATTAAGAAAGATAAGGTGTGTATAGCACCACTTTGCAGGtgaaaaactgaggcttaaagaagTGGGgacactgggcacctgggtggctcagtgggttaagccgctgccttcggctcaggtcatgatctcagggtcctgggatcgagtcccgcatcgggctctctgctcagcagggagcctgcttccctctctctctctctgccagcctctccgactacttgtgatttctctctgtcaaataaataaataaataaatcttaaaaaaaaaaaaaaaaagaagtggggacACAAATCCAGCTTCAGACCCCTGGCCTGGCCTGAGAGATTACTTATGGCTCAGTTTCCAGAAATAATACCTTGCCTTGGGGCAACTGTCTTACTTcacatacataaattttaaaatgcgaCTTCACGGCACTTCCCTGAGTAGAGCAGATGCAAACACACACCTGCATTTTAGacacttagaaaataaatcaCTAGGAGTCAAATAGCatgtaagattttaattttaattgacaCTTTGCTCAAAACCACAAAACAGTGAACATTTCAGTGGCTCAATGTTAGGGTTACACACAAAATCCTGATGTCCGACAGTCACAGTATCCTACATTAGTTATTTCACATTCAGTGTGGgttgttaaaagaaaaaccaaaacaaaaaacaacacacatCAGTGAGGTGACTGGAATACAAGACAAGCATTTCAGTTCAGTAACAAAGAAAATTAAGCCTAGCACgtttaaaataaatactgttaacCACTTTGTAAGTATGAAAGTATCATTTCAACAGGAAAAAACAATCCATTTCAACAGTGCAAAACAGCAGCATTTCAAGGTTGAGATGAAATCTGTGTAAACACACATGCACTCGCCTCTCAGCCTCCTACTATGAATGCACTCTTCTGTGGGTTGAGGACCTCCCCACCCACAACTAAAAAGAGCTCCTGCTGAGTTTCTTTTAGATTCCAAATCTGAAAAGCTGCCACAAGCTTTAGGCCAGGGGCTGGAAAGTCTTGAGTGCAGCCCCAAGGAGCTCGATGTATTTAAGCAGGATGGAGCTCTTTTTCAGATGGGTCAACCAGTAATCAGCCCAACTCAGAGCCTTCCAGCCCTAGGGTGCTCATGGTCACAGGCTAGCTAATGCGGCCCTGACTTCatcgggggcatctgggtgcaGACCCAGATGTGGCACGAGGACTGATGGCCCAAAGTTCCCCACAACTGACAATGCTTTGCAACCAGGGCATTCCAGGCCAACTCAATCTAACTAAAAACACGTGTGACTCTTAACCCCACTGTGACCAAATGGTTCTCAAGTATGAAATGTCTACATGTCAAGTCTTCCTCTTATGAGTATTTTCCAATATTCGGGATGAGTCCTTTCCAGTGTGGTTTTCCCACCACTAACATAGTTAGCTGTCTTCCCATCTTTATACTGAAACTTGTAGCTTCAGGTCCTTCTTGTAACAAGTGTTAAGTGCAGCCAGATATACAAAGAAACATCAAGAAGCAGAGTCAGTTATTTACATTACagtgttaggaaaaaaaataactgccaGATGGATGTTTTTTCTAAATCATTTCACATTTACCAACTGTCCAGACTGAAGGTCATTTCCAAGTGGTGAAGTTCTAATTCCAACCTCTCCAATGACCCATGTGCAACACAATTTATACTTTCCCCAATACTTGTGGAAGAACTTGGTCGCTCAGCTGTCACCGACGGCGAATGGGCTTGTAGACACAAAATGCCATAAGGATCACGGTCACTAGCAGGATGCTGAAAATGGTTCCCATCAACACTGCAAAAGGAAAACAGGTCACCTCCTCATAGCAGCTCCACGttgtcattcatccattttttgcCGATAATTTGCCAAATGCCactcagtgccaggcactgtgccaggtgtGTGGGAAACAGACACCAAAAGATTCTAAGGATGTTTCCAAATAAGTGGGGGAGAAAATGTAAACTAGTAAGAGCAGCTCACAGGGCCTGAAGAAATGTGACAATGATAGGGGtagaggggtgaggaggggttACGATAGGTAGGGCAGTGGAGAAAGCATTTGAGGAGGTGCCACACAAGCTGGGATCGTGATGAGAGGAAGGAGCCAGCCCTGTGAAGATCTGCAGGGAGAGCACTGTGGCCCCAAGGGTCAGCAAAAGCAAGCTCTTGGGGCCAGACAAGCCGAGAAAGCCAATGAATAGAAAGAGGCGAGCATGGCtgaggagggaggaagtgaggCAGGAAATGAAGCCAGAGAGGAAGGCTGCAGCCACTTCATGCAGGGCCTCGTGGACCACGATGCCAACATGGGTTTACTGTAAGTTTAAAGGGAGGGCCAAAGGCAAAGAGTGACATGATGTGATTCAACGTGGGAAACCAGATCCTTCTGGCTGCATGGAGAACCACCAGATTATAGGTGAcaaaaacagaagcagggagcccaacgtttTTAAAGCCATTCATAAAAACTGGAgatgaaaaaaagagtaaagcatTTTAATCTCTAGAAGAGACAAAGGCCTTTGGATCCAAGAAGCAATGAACTTCACAAACCTATTCCATTTCAGAGAGTAAATTTCAGGTCTAAAATCTCCAGGGTGCTCAAGTGAGAAACGGAACCTACAACTAAGCCCTCGGGTTGAGCCTCGGTAGAGGACTAGACCTAAGGACTGAGGCTTTAACGTAACCAGTAACCCATGGAAGGGACCTGTGACTACCTCAGAGGTCTAACAAGAGTTCAAGATGTTACCTTTACCAAGCAAGTgtacatttgtttttaagtatgtgGGCCCATCCCAGGTTCCAATGGGAAACTAACCATGGCTATCCTCTAGTGTGCCTACTGAAAAAACAAGATTTGaccaaagttttatttaaatcagtAATCTGGGGTATTTGTGACCCCTACAAAATGCCCCCATATGGAACCCAGTTATTTAAATACTGACCAcacagaaatacttttttttggtgaggaaggggaagaaagaatgtAGGTGATAAAGACAACCTACAACTCATATAAGCTAAATGTCCTATCTCAAAACAGGCCTTGTTATCTAAATACCTGCCCTTATTTACAAAGTTTTGAATTCCACGAATTTCTAAGGTTCTCACTGTAATTGGACCTCAAGTTGCCTTATTCCATTTAAACCATTCTCCTATATTTGACATTCTGGAAggactctcaaaaacaaaacaaccctctttctctccccaccttccccccaAAAACCCCCCAACCAATTCCCAAAGCAGGAATGTAGGAGGCTGGAAGTAGAGAACAATctcaaaaagcatttgaaaaggtTTAAAATGATGGGTTGTTAGGTACATAATGCCCATGTAGATAGCtacccatgtggggcttgatagaTTCTCCCATTCTTCATCTTTGTCCTCCCCCACACTTTGCACATGGTATTAGTTACCTGAATGGCAGACTCAGGCAGAACCTTAAGACTTCTTGGGTCCTTCCTTATTGGTCACTTCCAATTGCTGAACTTCATTTCCTACATCTATAAAATGTGGCAAGTGAAACCCACCTCAAGAGGGTTTCCTGAAACCTAACTGTGGTATCCTATGAAAAGCACTCAACAGAGTGTAGACATAGAACATGCAGACGGTAAGTGAAAGCCGTTATGATGACCAAAACAGGCAACACGGCACAGCGGTCATGAACTCAAGGTGTGGGGTCAGACTGTCTGGGCTCCCATCTATACTGATGGGCTATGTGTTCTCAAATAAATTACACGATCtctttgtttcctcctctgtaaagatGGAGACAAAAATACCCCCTGCACAGGACTGTTTAGGGTAGTGTCTTCTACGCTATCTGTGGTAAAGGACTAGTTTTTATAACTTGTGGCCAGTCCCAGGCCATTACTATGTGCATGACTAGTAAGCAGCTCCCTCTACTTATTAAGCAGGTCAGTCCATGGAACCTAGGTCTGGTCTCTACTTGCTTGGATGTGGCGACAGTGTCAAactgttaattttgttaaaaacacTAAATTTCTGTAGTCCTCTCTTTGCAGATAAATTTGGAAACTGCATTGGCCTGCAGACCACTCTTTGAATAGTATTATTGttcagcagtggttctcagccaggGCGATTTTGCCCCCAGTGGACAGCTGGCACTCTTTGGAGTGATCTGGTCCATGATATCACAGTACCACTGTGGAGACACTCTCCTGCTCCAAAGGATTAAGCAGCAGAGCACGTGGAAACCACTCAGCAGAGTACACAGTAAGTGGACAACACAGACATTCAATTCAAATGTAAATGAGTCTCAAGATAATCCAAAAATGATACTACTATGTGACACAGAGATTCAGATATATCACTGAGgaatagaggaaagaaatggctttggcagaagaggaagagttATTGGGAACTTTAAGCTCCAGGACCCCTTCTAAAGCCATGTACACCGTATATACTTGTGTGTGTCAATAGGTGTCTTCACAAAACCTAGGTTCCAGTGCTAGTTTCCTACGTTCTCTGAAAGTCCTGTGCCCATGAAAACTTTCCTAAGCAGAAATGgcatatagcaaaaaaaaaaaaaaaaaaaaaaaaaaaaaaaaaaaagttgccattAATTTAAGCGGAAaaaactgagcctcccagacccCAAAAATAACCTTAGACTTTTCTGATACCTTAAGACACATTTAGctaagggatacacaaaataaatcgAGAACACGCACAGATACTCAGACACATTTCAAAGCTGTAACGGCATGATGCTAATAGGCTGAGTGTAGTTCCAGGAATGTAGTTTTGTGCTGTCACTCTCGCTGCTGGGGGTGTGTACTGCAGAACACCTGGTGAgctctcttttcacttttttgccttttttcgtaaaaggaaaaaatccccTTCGGATTTCTTTAGGTTAGCGAAAACAGATACTCATTCGAaaagcagggtgtgtgtgtggggtggggggtaccaGTACTGGCTGCCACCGCTATCCTAATTGGGTAAACGTGGGCAAATAACTTCACCTGCGTTTCCTCTTCATCCGGAAAACGGGGTTGCACTCCTGAGCTTTCTCAGTAAGTCACCCTTGTTGCCTAGCCTGGGCCCACGCAGCCAAAGATGGGCCTCAACAACGAGCTCATTCATGCAACCAGCACACAAGAAGAGCCTATCTGGTACAAGCCTGGCGCGGAGTGGGACGGGCTGAGCACGGCTGCAGTTACACAGCCCTCCCTCCCATGTCCCCTCCGCCCTGCCATTCCGCCCGCAGCCGCTCACCCAGATTCTGCCCACGCAGCACGGCGTAGGGCCGGCTCTGCTCCCGCGGCTCCACCGGGCTCGGGGCCTCCGCCTGCCCCGCCAGAAGACTGCCCAGGCTGAAGGACAGCCACCACCTCACAAGACGCGCCATCTTTTCCAGGCGGCTGGGGCGGAGAGGTCACTTCCGCCCAAATCCCCACTTCCGTTCCAGCGCGGGGCTCCTTCCGGCGCTGCCCCACCTCCCTCGCCTTGTTGCCAGGGTAACCATAATCCCAGGCAGGGTGATTCTCTGTCCAGGGAGGTTCCTCTGGGATTGATGTCCCTCTTTGGTGAACGTTTTTAGTTAGCCCCGGGGCCATTTTTTGGAGGGATCACCGTTCTGTCTGGGGCAACGTCCATCTCGATCACCATTCCGTGGTGACCAACATTCCCCTTTTTGTGGGCGCCGGGGGAGCCTCTTTCCGTAGAGGGTTTTTGGGTCTGTTTTGGGTCTATTGAAGGTTTTTTAATGTAtccatgtattttcttattaGATCTTCGCTAAAGACCCAAGAAAtatgttatgccccaataatgggtccgtgattaaaggagcgagactgatacaaagcgaaggtcaagcataactttatttcgcgccaagaaCCAAGAATCTATCAGCACGTtcagggccgcacctcttacaagagagggcgacccttctctgtttcacagtctagcttttaagggcaaaggccatgaggttgggcctggccatgcacaggtgaccaatgagattgtaacacacacaggaaactccatagtgatgctaggtgaccaattgagttacaatttaccttagtagacatttgatttagcccatcacaccttggttaggattggcgcccaaaaggctcccaaagggcggggcccatactccttggtaaccagggagacagtatgcatcccccccctactgatcggatgtctccacctggcctgacccacccttatatctgggctttgttacctggagctggtttccaggacttgttttaagtgaatcccctgggggaaggggagcagggacagtttaactttaatgaaagcctcttgctaagtaGGTCCTTACAAAATAGACACTGTAGTACCATCTGACAAATGCCACCTTCTCAGGAAGCCCTTACCGGGAATCCTTTTCTAAAATCTCCTACAACAAAGTGACTACCCCTGCAGCCCAGACAGTGAGAAACTGTCATCACGCTGAATTCTTGCTTTTCTGCAATGGACTTTCCTTCAaaacacacccccccacacacaactTCCTCCTTCTTTGTCATAAAATAAGTCCCTCTTCTTTGTTTGTTGAATTTGTCTATGGTTTTGCCATAGCTTGCAGGTCCTGAATTGCAATCTCTCTTCGTCCCAAATAAATGCATGTAAACGACATGATACATTATAAGTGATTGAGTTTATTCTGTTATTCTGGATTATTCTGTTATTATTATGGAAAATGTAGCCCACTTAGAAAAGTGGGCTTAAAATGGAccctaaaggggcgcctgggtggctcagtgggttaaagcctctgcctttggctcaggtcatgggatcgagccccatattgggctctccgctcagcggggagccttctgcctctctctgcctgtctctctgcctacttatgatctctatatatcaaataaataaataaaatcttttaaaaaattgaccctAAAAATCACTGTAGTCTATGTAaggtttttccggcgagataaacacaacaccaggcaaagtgggtgcaaggcaagatttattaaaaacgctctccggcgaagtttcagggctcaggagaaggggagccaggaaagttgcgccgggaggaggtgggcaccctcaggcgaggttccaccactctgctttccagagtcgcgcccaaggcagggaggagggggcttttaaggggtcttggggaaagctcaggggtcttttggcaagtttcccttatttggatatcccNNNNNNNNNNNNNNNNNNNNNNNNNNNNNNNNNNNNNNNNNNNNNNNNNNNNNNNNNNNNNNNNNNNNNNNNNNNNNNNNNNNNNNNNNNNNNNNNNNNNNNNNNNNNNNNNNNNNNNNNNNNNNNNNNNNNNNNNNNNNNNNNNNNNNNNNNNNNNNNNNNNNNNNNNNNNNNNNNNNNNNNNNNNNNNNNNNNNNNNNNNNNNNNNNNNNNNNNNNNNNNNNNNNNNNNNNNNNNNNNNNNNNNNNNNNNNNNNNNNNNNNNNNNNNNNNNNNNNNNNNNNNNNNNNNNNNNNNNNNNNNNNNNNNNNNNNNNNNNNNNNNNNNNNNNNNNNNNNNNNNNNNNNNNNNNNNNNNNNNNNNNNNNNNNNNNNNNNNNNNNNNNNNNNNNNNNNNNNNNNTTTCCCCGATGGGGCCCATATGGACCGTATTATTTGTGGCCCTGAAGTTGGGGAGTGGCCAGTCAATAGGGAGGGGTATCCCCAGGTCGTAGAGTGAGGTAAGGTAGATAGGATAAAAGAGGCGGGGAAATGGCCGGAGGGCTGTGATTTCTAAGAAAGGGCCGGCCGGCTTAAGCCTGAAGACTCAGGGGGCGTAGCCAGGAGTCCGGTGAGAGCTATAGGCAGAAGTGTAGGCTAGGAAAGATGGGTTTCTAGGGTAGGTTTGGTGAGTTGGGCTTTGAGCAGCCCGTTGGCCTTTTCTACCTTACCGATGACTGTGGGTGGTATGGGATGTGAAGTTTCCAGGTTATGTTGAGGCTCTCAGCTACCTGTTGG contains these protein-coding regions:
- the C8H12orf76 gene encoding uncharacterized protein C12orf76 homolog, whose product is MARLVRWWLSFSLGSLLAGQAEAPSPVEPREQSRPYAVLRGQNLVLMGTIFSILLVTVILMAFCVYKPIRRR